One Acidobacteriota bacterium DNA window includes the following coding sequences:
- the pilB gene encoding type IV-A pilus assembly ATPase PilB, whose protein sequence is MSAKLGEILLKENLLTPQQLKEALDYQRAHGGRLGSILVNLKLVSDEEITSILSRQYGVPAVNLDLFDVDSNAVKIIPEETARKYMVLPLARVGPTLTLAMVDPANVFAIDDIKFMTGLSIEQVVVSEIAMLKALDKYYAPERGLELASQMNQFNEQFMGGGGSSQASSAASSTSLSDQMSEFIDDESTNLEVLEEQDEINLDDSEKGANEAPVVKLVNLVLVNSLEYGASDIHIEPYEKEFRIRFRIDGILKEIMRPPQKMRDALTSRIKIMSKLDIAEKRLPQDGRIKIKLRREGRARDLDFRVSTLPTLWGEKIVMRLLDKEKLMLDMTKLGFEVQSLERFKRQIAKPYGMVLVTGPTGSGKTNTLYSALSSLNTPDTNIMTAEDPVEFNLTGINQVQMKEQIGLNFAATLRSFLRQDPNIILVGEIRDFETAEIAVKAALTGHLVLSTLHTNDAPSTVSRLMNMGIEPFLVATSVNLIQAQRLIRRICTECKAPAKVQPPLQTLLEVGFSPEDASSITIVEGHGRLPDGRECPKCKGSGYKGRVGLYEVMEMTDELRELILVGASALEIKKKAMEDKPGYKGMLSLRQSGIEKVKQGITTIEEVIRETVL, encoded by the coding sequence ATGTCCGCGAAGCTTGGCGAGATCCTACTCAAAGAGAATTTACTCACTCCGCAACAACTGAAAGAAGCTCTGGATTACCAACGTGCCCATGGTGGGCGGCTTGGCTCAATTCTGGTCAACCTGAAACTGGTTTCAGATGAAGAGATTACATCCATTTTGAGCCGTCAATATGGGGTTCCGGCTGTTAATCTGGATCTTTTTGATGTTGATTCCAATGCCGTCAAAATCATTCCTGAAGAGACGGCTCGCAAGTATATGGTGCTTCCGCTGGCACGGGTTGGACCAACGCTCACCCTGGCGATGGTTGATCCGGCAAACGTGTTTGCCATTGACGATATCAAGTTTATGACGGGGCTCAGTATCGAGCAGGTTGTGGTCTCGGAAATCGCAATGCTCAAGGCGCTGGATAAATACTATGCCCCAGAGCGTGGTCTCGAACTGGCCAGTCAAATGAACCAGTTTAACGAGCAATTCATGGGCGGTGGCGGCTCCTCCCAGGCGTCCTCAGCCGCCAGCAGTACATCATTATCTGATCAGATGAGTGAGTTTATTGATGACGAATCAACCAACCTTGAGGTGTTAGAAGAACAGGACGAAATCAACCTTGATGATTCAGAGAAAGGGGCCAACGAAGCTCCGGTTGTTAAACTCGTCAACCTGGTTCTGGTCAATTCATTGGAATATGGCGCCAGCGATATTCATATTGAACCCTATGAAAAAGAGTTCCGCATTCGGTTCCGGATTGACGGGATTTTGAAAGAGATCATGCGGCCTCCCCAAAAAATGCGGGATGCTCTCACGTCCCGTATCAAAATCATGTCCAAACTGGACATTGCGGAAAAGCGCCTTCCCCAGGATGGTCGTATCAAAATTAAACTTCGCCGCGAAGGTCGGGCCCGTGACCTTGATTTCCGGGTTTCGACTCTCCCCACCCTCTGGGGCGAAAAGATCGTCATGCGGTTGCTTGATAAAGAAAAGCTCATGCTTGATATGACCAAGCTTGGGTTTGAGGTCCAAAGCCTGGAACGATTCAAGCGCCAAATCGCCAAGCCCTATGGCATGGTGCTGGTGACCGGCCCGACAGGATCTGGTAAAACCAACACCCTTTATTCAGCACTCTCCAGTTTAAACACCCCCGATACCAACATCATGACGGCTGAAGATCCGGTCGAATTTAACTTGACTGGAATCAATCAGGTCCAGATGAAGGAACAAATCGGCTTAAATTTTGCGGCCACGTTGCGGTCATTTCTCCGGCAGGATCCAAATATTATTCTGGTCGGAGAGATCCGAGACTTTGAAACGGCTGAAATTGCTGTCAAAGCGGCGCTGACCGGCCACCTTGTGCTGTCAACGCTCCACACCAACGACGCCCCGTCTACCGTTAGTCGCTTGATGAATATGGGAATTGAACCCTTTCTGGTGGCGACCTCAGTGAACCTGATTCAAGCCCAGCGGTTGATTCGCCGAATTTGCACCGAGTGCAAAGCGCCCGCCAAGGTTCAACCTCCGCTGCAAACCCTGCTTGAAGTTGGGTTTTCACCCGAAGATGCCTCCAGCATCACGATTGTGGAGGGACACGGTCGGTTACCAGATGGTCGAGAGTGCCCGAAATGTAAAGGAAGCGGGTATAAAGGGCGCGTCGGACTCTATGAAGTTATGGAAATGACCGATGAACTGCGAGAACTGATCCTGGTTGGTGCCTCGGCCCTTGAAATCAAGAAAAAAGCCATGGAAGACAAACCTGGCTACAAAGGTATGCTTTCCCTTCGTCAAAGTGGGATTGAAAAAGTTAAACAGGGGATCACAACCATTGAAGAAGTGATTCGTGAGACAGTCTTATAA